In Anopheles bellator chromosome 2, idAnoBellAS_SP24_06.2, whole genome shotgun sequence, the genomic stretch gcaatcatcatcaacgtgTGTCGCGTGTTGATTCATTGACCCGTAACACGGAATGGCACACATCATAAGCTAGTAAATGCTGGTCACATTTTTACTGGACCACTGATAAACCGGGGAAATGAGCAAAGAGAGCCCTTTGTCGGTGATACAGCAAACATCTAATGATTCCTATGTTTTCGTAATTCAAATACCGTTCGACCCTTAATATTGCTCCAGGGTTCGCTGagtcaataaaaaaataataattaaatgaaataagTCATGATATCTTATATTTTATACGTATTTTTAATAGCGAGCAATAATTCGGGTTAACGTAAGACCAAAGGGACATAATACTAAATGATGCCTTGAGCTGCTTCAAAACGGTTGATTTAGTATGCGCCAGGGAAGCATATTAAATAGCATCAAACACTAAAAGAATTCCCGTTCGCTCCGTCGTGTCCTACAGGACCCCTACAAAGGGTGTCATTTCTCATGAATCCCCGTTCAAATATGGCCAATCGCCTCCAGTTCAGCACCTTCGCCCGATGCACACTGTGCGTGACGTCCGGGAAGCCGGAAATTGGATCATTATTCTCTCGGCCaggtgtttgatttatggagATGTCACTGCTACAAGATAACGCTGTGGTGTTGTCCTTCGTCCTCTTCACCGTTCACCGGCCCGGGTGGCCCAAAGAGAAGTTTCCACAGCACTAGCAGCATCCATCTTATGCTGCGGGGGCCCCTTCCCGGTGACTAATGAGTGGCAATTCCCAGGGGGATCAGGGAGCAACGTTATACACCGAAAGGACAATCGCACCGACAAACGAGTTGCGGGTGACAACGttttgtttatcgtttttcaAAAACCGGAAGTTGGTCCCCGAAAAACGGTTCCTTACTCGAAACAAACATTCCGGGGAGGGCTGTCATCAGTCATTTGCCGGAAGAAAGTGCGCGATCCAGCGGGACGGGAGCTGGctacgtgtatgtgtgcgacaATGGATGACTTAATTAGTTTGCGTCAGGGAACGGGGCAGGTGCGCCTGTGGAATTTCCTGTCGCGCACCACCGGGAAATGGATTCTTTAGTTCGCCCGAGCCATTTCACGGCTTTTGCGCTGCTCATCCATCACCGGGAGTGGCGCTGAAACGGTGCGGTGCTGAGATGAGCAGTTTTTCGTCTCGTCCGCGTTTTCTCGCGCGAGACCCACGGTGCGAAGGCGAGGGCAATTAATTCACGTCACctcaccgccgccggatgctTTGGATGAAAATGTCACCGGTTTTTCGCTCTCATTACACGTCCGCCCAAAACAGTGTGTTGtgacgagaaaaaaaaaatcgccaaaaaCCGGACTTCGGAACGGGGAAGTTGCTCGTCCGACGCCCACTCTGGACCGCCCGGGTAGACATAATTGTTTCTGGGGCGATCCATCAGacgaaaatattgtaatttgTGCCGCGAGCTCACCGAGACATTAAGATCCGCTTAAAGGTCACAGGTCGCGCGGGATGGATTGGCCTACGGCCCACATAATCGGTGGATGGCAATCAAGCCGCTGGAGTGGtgcttgtttttttggttATTAGGTTAGCGGGTTTTATGATTGCGCAGTGTCTCGCGCTGACCGCTGAGGGTCTTACAATCTTCAGTTTCCGGTGGAGATTAAGACATTTCGATGCACAACAAGTGCTTCtttgaattttcatttatcattaaGGTTGCTATCATCGGATTTTCCACAACCCACGGATACACTTCTTGATTTAACtttaatttttacattcaGCATTTGACGTAAGAACATCTTTTTCCAACCTACACCAAGTCCTTTCCAAATCCAAACAATGCACACTGGCGTTGCGCAAACCGTGAACGTTCATCCATTGGGACATCCGTGAAAGCGGACctcggaagcgaaacgaacgtcCCTGGCCGTGAGTGTAAAGTGTCCCGTTGGTCCCGTGAAAAGGCAGAGCAGTCGCGAGCGGCCAAGATCgcaagaaaattgaatttcccaAACTACGCCACGGGACGAGATGGGCTGGGTGGGACGGTCGAGAGAAAATGGCTGACGGGCGATTCCACCGGATGGCAAATAATgaaaccggccggccagccggtcgttCCATCGGGGTGGAGTCTTTGCTGCGATGACTTCTTCAATGCGTCCGCCAAGACGGGACATTCTTTTGATTGCATTGGGAAACTTTCGTCCATTGCCGGGGATGAATGTTTCTGGTCGTGTTTGTTCTGCCCTATTTTTTTAACGTTCTTTTTGCGCCATCTCAAACATAAACTGAACTGTTGGGGAAAGTGATACGAAAACAGTGAATCAACTTGACCGCCATCTTAATGATGTTGTTTGCTGGATAACTGGAGAGTAatgaatcaaatcaaatcaaccaCTTCACGAATCCAAGCTTTAACGTCAGAACCAAGCACCGTTCTCGATTGCCTATGAGCCAATGCTCCatgtttctattgtttctgtttgtttactGATTTTGTGAACTGAATGTTATACACTCATAGATACATAACTAATAAAaaactctcactctctttaCTTTCAGGGACTTACCTGGCGTGTGAAGTTTAACTTGCGAAGATTGCAAAAAGTGGTTCAAAGTAGTGCATCAGCAGTGTAAAGAGCCAATCCTTCGCCGAGGATGGATCCACCGAACAGGAGTATGACTCCAGTCAACACTCGACCACGGGTTTCGCCCGTCGTCCGTTGCTGCTGAATTCAGCCGGACGACCACCACAAGTTCACCGTTCGACGATTGGCACTCCATTCCGTCGGCAACCCCAAATCCCGCTGTGTCCTGTCTCATTTCCCGCGCTTCCGCTTCGACGCTGCTGTTCTGAATTTGTGTTGCTCGAAAAGGCTTTGGTCCACGAACCCACTCAAGAcacgggttcggttcggtaattGCTCCAGCGAAGAACCGTTACCGACCATCGCGCAAGAAGTTCGCTCGAAGAgtgccaaacggaacggcgcGCGAGGTGGGGGGTTTCGGGTCGGAAAAGGCATCGCGCCAAGGAGCGGGACTGATCGAACGGTGTAGGGTTCGGCCCAACTTTCCATCAGCACCTTCTCGCAGCGGTAGCCGTCAGGGCCACACAGGACCAATGGTTTGGAGCGCCAGAGCAAGCCACAGCCGAGGGAaagccgccgctgccgccgccgccaccaccgccgtcatcgTGAACCGCCGAGGATTAGCGCAGCTGACAAAATGGTGCACACTTTTCATCATTTTGGACTCTACGAGCGTTGGAAGTGGTAAGTTGGGGTGCGCCACTCGGTTAGATTGATTAATTTCAGATCGTAACAAGGCCGGTTCGGCTGTCAATTATGCtgccacccccccgggggtcccgGGATTCCCGGGCGAACAGACCCGCTGGGATCGCTTTAAAAGCAATCAAAGTGTCTAGCGGATTCTAGCGAACGGCCAACGCTCATCTGGCGACGATTTAATTCGAGCTACCCTTCGCGCTGTGCGGATGTGGGCGAGAAGCGTAattcaatcgaaacaatcgtaCGAATCGTACGACTCTGCTTACTGCTTTCTTAGAGGGGCTAAAAGAAATGCTACGATTCAGTTGCTTTTGTGTTGGGCCGAAGTGCCGAAACAATGGAGCTGTCATAAAGCTGAGTGGTGCAAAAATAACATCATTTCGGAAGGAACCCCCGTCGTGAGGGGCCCGGCCCAGCGTTAGCTGAGCAAATTCTTAAGCCTAAGCTAAGCTCCCTGTCACCAAGACGTCATTGTTCGTCTGCCTGTACCGCGTGGAAGGGATTTTCTGACACAGGAAAATGCACACCCCTAAAAGGAGCATCATCCAGTGCTTGGGAGGAGTAAGCCAAGGCGCCCAACGATCGTTTCCCGGAAGCGGACTGGCACCCCCGTTCGGATATTGGAAACATCGGCCGAGGgtgcacacagcacacagctTTCGAGTGACTCCGATACCATTTCAACCGAAGGGACGTACAATTGTTTTACCTTTACTCGGTGGCTTAGTGCTGTCGCTGTGGAAAACACACCAACGGAACCAATACAGATGATTGGTAAAGACTACGTACGTTcgtttttgtgcttttttgtgttcgcCCTCTCGATTGCCAGCATTCGTAGCACATTTTGGACCAAAATAGAATTTCGTTGCCGTGGCTCAGGTTGCGTAGACAGAGATCGAAAATCGGTCAGTTGAAGAGTGATAATAATACTAAAAGCAACCGGATTGTGAAGACGAACAGATAAACGCTGGAAGTTCCTACTCCATCAAGGAGGGGGGCTCAAGTCCCAGGGCCAATTGATAGAACCACTTTCCCCTCACGGACCGGCGTCGAAAGGCAGGCGCCAAGATGCATCAAAGAAAACGGTGCTAGAAGTTGCCCGAGACCGCACCCTGGCGTCCAACGGGCGGGTGCTGCTTTTTTATTCGGATCGATTtcgtttaaattgaattttccaattCATCGATTATCCCGAGTGCTGCGGATAAGCGAAGCCGTGGGCGCGTCAGATGGCGTCAGCAGAAGAGAGTTTCGATTAAATTACGTCATTTCGGGTTTCCGTAAGTGCAAACTCTTTCCGGACAAGTGGAACTCTTGAAACGCACTGGCTGGTTGGTCAGCGGCACCCCTTTAGGTAGTTTGGACAAGAGTGACAATCTTTCAAGCATGAATATTGTTGGTACAAACTCAAATCTTCATCATATTTGAGCGGATTGTGCAGCTTGAAACAATGAAATTCTTAAAGCACGTTACAAGTTTTAATTATCTTCTTCCGAGCTACGGAGCCGGGAACTACGTCACTAATGACACCGTGAAGGGACCGACGCTGcttggaaaattgttttccctctCCAACGAAGGGCGATAATGAGCACGAGTCTAACTTCCTCCTGTCGACCCGTTCTGGACAGGTTTCTCCGCCACTGACTGGCGTTCACAAGGACGAGTTGGTGAAAATTACTCGgctaattgaaaaatgtgccaaagCACGGATGGGTAGAATAACTATTTAACCGAATTATGTGCACCGGACCGTTGTTGAGGCAGCGCCAGATAGAAGCACCCAGGTGATGGACATCGTTGAGTTCTTCAACTCTTGAGCCACAACTTACCGACCGTTTCCGATGCTACACAAAGCCGAAACGTTCACAGGTTCATAATTTCTACGCTAAAGGGCTTTGCGGGATAAATCGTCCTAACACGCCTTGCCTTAATCTGTTGCCTGCAAATTTTAAACATATCTCTCTGCGAttaaataatacattttattaAGACATCCAGACGATTGCTTAATCCCCATTGCAGGGCTGATCACCTCCAGCACCGTTGGTGCATGGCTGGAAAGCGAACTTCCTAGTAGTCCATCCACAGTGGCTAGTCATCTAGCGACCGTAACCACAGTTCCTTCCGAGCAGCCCGAGGCACCAAGGTTCGAAGCGCTGGTCCAGGACAGCCCGTTCAGTGCGACCGGCTCGAGGGGCAAAACGCTTCCTTTGCTGGGCTCCGGGGCACTCAAAGAAACGGCTGCTCCTGCCGTCGGCCAGGATGGACCGATGGGTAACGCCCTGGCGCGGATAggaaccagcagcaacaacacgaGCGGTGCAATTAAAAGCGCCAGCTTGAACGGTAGCAGTAGCAGACGTAGCAGTAATAGGATAAGTAATGATACTAGCATaagcaccggtgccggtgacaggCTCGCGCTACTGAGGAAGCTCCCGGAGCTCAACGagaccaccagcaccatcaaaCCGACGGCCAGCGTCAATCCCGGCATCGATGAGACATCCCACTCGTCGGAGAGCAATCGGTACAGCAAGCTGAGAAGCGAAAATCTGATCGGTCTGGTGCTGCCCAAAACCGGGCTCAGTAACAGGCAGCAGCCATTGCCGTCCCCGGGAAGCGGTGGTGGCAATGGCACGCTGaagcccaccaccgcccgtgCTGCGACCTTCGTGGACCAGGATCCGAGCAGTCACGTCAACCGGCTGGGCGAGGACGACAACGGACTCCTGACCGAGGGCAACTTCAGCAAGATGTACTTCGTAACCAACAACCACACCGTTATCGCGTCACAGGTTGGATCGATAGCGGTGCTGCCCTGCGGGGTACGCAACATTGGCGAGGGGGTCGTAAGTATTCGGGGAACGGCGACAGTGCTGGGCTCTTGTCGATAAGCGACTCACGGTCACTTGTGTTCGCTTCACTGTTCACGTTGCAGGTGTCATGGATACGGCGGAAGGACTACCACCTACTGACGATCGGTGTTACCACCTACAGCAGCGATGAGCGATTCAATATTATACACTCGGAGGACACGGAGGTACGGAGCTGCTGAAACCCTCATTTTCCCGAACGTCACGCCAcgcgccaccaggcgtctccatcggacGCTGAAacgtaccaggcgcctccattggacGGGCGGCGAAAACATAATCCTTCCCATTCGCAGCCCAGATTGCGATGTGGATGGATTGTTATTTTGCCCCAGAAATGCAGCTTCTCTGTTTGTACTTTCCACCATTGCACCGAACCGTAACCTGCGGATTAACTTGCGGCGCCACGATCTGCCGTTGGATTCAGTGCCTTTCCTTTGAtcactcccggcccggcccggattcATGCTGATCCGACGATtccatttgaaaatgaaaaaggcATGAAAACGGGCGCCGCGTTGCAACCCGGACTCTCTGGTGGAATGTGTCACCGACCAAGCCCGGCTGCAATGTACATGTGGGCTCAGACTTCACTTTTTGCATGTGCTAAGGCGgtggatccgttttttttttcaacggaCCCGACCAGTGCGCCCGGATTCCTTTAAGCTCGTAAATCTGTTTCCATGAAAACCTGCCGATGGGAGTTTAAGAGCACTCGAGTGCCGGCCATCAAGCGCGCCCAGGATGCCGAGAAGGACGCCAAGTATGATTGTGCAATGTTGATGTTACGCCCGCGGCCAAGCCACTGCCTTGGTGGCCACTCTGTTTTGGGGTCGTGCACCGGCGAAGGTTCGAGCAGGCACCAAACGACTGCCCCAGAGAGAgggcacagaaaaaaatcaggcGCAACGGAAAGGAGCAACTTGAAGCACAAATAAGCACGAGCTGGCCCGAGCGATGCTGTGCTTCTCTCACCTTGCCACTGGGCTCGGCCGTTTTTGCAGACTCATCTCGCCAGGCTCGGACGTGCTTCCAGGTGCGAGCGGTGGGCTGCAATCGAAACCGACCGTTGCTGGTGTCGCTGAGAAGTgcacgatggcgatgaagtACCGTCGTCACCGGGGAGTGGCCTGAAAGTGGCTtagactgctgctgctgctgccaccgttgcTTATCCGTTCTATTTGACCGCCAGGACTGTCTTGGTTGGCATTCCGAAGAAGAGGGATTCAAAAACGAAACTGCAGTTCTTGGTGCTGTGTTGATTTTCCGGTGAACGAGATCGTTTGGCCAGCTCATGGTcagaaagaaaaccaattaTTACGCACGGTTACGGTGCTCGAGCAACTCGAAAGAGCCACTCATTCTTTCCTCACGGCTAACGACCACACGTCTAAAAACGTTTGAATGATTAACGATGCCGAATGGAACATCGTACATTTAGTTGAAGTAAAAGGCATGGCATAGTGTTCCATCCGTGTACGACCACGAGGtgcttttccactttttaaCAAAAGATTCCGCGCTTCCTTTCGCCCATTTATGAGCTGAATCCCCAAAGCACCGCCCCAACTACACGAACCAGTATTAATCACGCATTCCTGTGTGAATATGTTTCCGGGCTTCGCGCAGTTTCAACTCGTCTCCCAAGCGGCCCACTTTCCCATCGGCTCAAGATTATGGAAATCAATTACGTGCACCTCCTGCAAGCGCACCTATTGAGGTTTCGCTCGGTATCTTGCCACTCGTCGGTTTCCGCATCGAGCACGAGCATCGGGTATTTGATGACGTGCAACCCGTGCCCATTGAAATTTACTGCCCACAACGACCCGCAGTATTCCACGCGCGGCTAACACATCTCGCACGAGCTTTGCATTTCGCGCGGTTGCCACGAGGATCATCGGGGCTGGCGGAAACGTGGCGCATGCAGTGCCATTGCCGACCGCAGGAAGCGAACTCTCATCATTCACCGTCAATTGGGCGCAGTGAATATGTAGCGCTCGTCCGTCCGCTCGTGGGTCCACTTCCGATCGAGCCGATCCAATTTGGACAGGCTCGTTAATTATGCTACCAATTTCCACTACTCCGTCCAGGACGGGACGAATCAATAGTGTGGCTGATCTGTCGGCAGCGAACCGTTCCGATACGAGTGCATGATCCATCACGGGCGCGAcggcagcgagcgagaaaggcTAATGATTTATCGAAATATGATGATTAAAGGGCATGTTATAGTATTCATAACCCGGGCTTAGCTATGCACACCGATTTGTTTTGGCATCAACCATTTCACAAATGATCAGATGAATATCTGTATATTTTCGGAATGGCCATTTTCGACACATTTCGTCGTTGATGCTAATGGGGAAAATGGAGAATAATCTACTTAGTTTACGCACGACAACTAAAGGCGTATTTAGAGCTCTGTAGAGTCAGTGAGCCAAACGTTTCGCATAAGAACCGCTCCGGCTGAGAAAAAGGGGACCAACTCGTACCGGAGTCTGAATGGGTCATTCAAGGAGCTTCTtgaaaacttttgcttcacaGTAAATTAATTGCCGTCACCGATGATTTGCTTCAAGTGGCAGTGGAACGCAACTTTAAACTGTTTCCACTGCTCAACCGTCATCCAAATTAATTTCCGCCTTTGGATAGGTATGGAAATCACGAGCGACACAAGCCGTCGAACAAAGTGTGAAGCCTGTTGAAATCCTatggcccgaggcagcggggggttccgcagcgccggcttgaccggaattaaataaaaaaaaaaaaaaaaaaaaagtgtgaaGCCTGTGTGAGGCTTCCAGAAACTCACCGAACAACTGTCAGCCGATCCTGGCCGGCGGTTTTTATCCGCTCAAACCCACTGAAGAGGCCGAAGCACATCTTTATTGGCCAACCGCGCCAAGCAATGTCTCGAGTGGCCCCCGGGCACGCCAGAGTGCGCCGGTGGCACGCAACAAGCACGTGGGTCTGGTGGCCGGGCGTGTCACAAATTCCGAGACGCCGTCTCGCTTGAAAGAGTTCTCTGAATCCCCAGTGCCCTTGCTTCCTTGGAGCTGTGACCTTCGACACCATCTCGGGcgcgtttttggggggccgcGCTTCGTAACTTTCTGGCTCCCGCTCGATGGCGCAGTAATTACTGGAATCCTTGAAAGTAGCAGTTTCGAAatagcaagaaaaaaaaacattcttcttggaaaaatcaaatcacgTCGCGGGCCCCGGTGAGAAACGTGTTCCATTTTAATCTACTGCTTTCGTCCGTTTCGGAGAAATTTTCACCGTcctgccggaacggaaccatcGGTCAAACATCACCGCGTTGACCGCTTTGGTGAGCCGAAATGGGGAccacagaagaaaaaaaaacggtcgcTCGCTTCACACCGAAATACCGTGGGACCAATTTTGCAGCAGTCCAGCACCACATTAGCTCCGCTAAACGACTACGGGTTGGGCCGTATTATGTTACGATTGTACTAATTTTCCAAACCGCTCCCCCCAAatcgttctcgttctcgcACATAGAAAAACGGCGCATAAAAAGCCTTTCTTTCCCTCGCTGATTCGCTGGGCGAAAGCAACATTAAACGGCAGCCGGCGAACGAATTGCGTATTCAGGGTGGCGATTCCCGAGGGGTGACGCTGGCGCTGACCTCGCCCTCGGCTTGTGGTCATCTCGAATGGACCACCGGACCATTAAGCACGCACCGTGACCAGCATACCGTAGCCAGTGGTTGGTTTTGCATCGATCCCGGCCACAAACCTCTCGGGGCGACGGCCGATCCGTTCGGCTTAGGTTCGGTGTAGGTTGATGTGAAAGTAGCCTCCGGCTggtccgctggctggctgaatgGCATCAATGATGGATGCTTACCACCGTACGTTTGTACGCTGGTCCCTGATGGCGGCAACTTGACTGCTTCTGTCGCTGCGTGTTAGCTTTATATTCATTGCCCGCACAGTGGTCCCGTGGGAGCAGTGCGAATTGCTAGTGcgacaaaaatcaattacataATTCGGCCATGTTTCTGCGGTAAGAAAGTCAACGCTTTCGGTATACGGCTTCGCTTACGAAGATTGTCGGCAACAAATTGGAATTTTTTTGCTGAACCACAAGCTGGAACGGTGGTCGTTGGAACTACCCAGCTCACCTACAGTCTTAACGCAGAACAATCGGCCGCCTCAGTCGCCCTTTGGTGGACGCAGCTCGCAGCACGAATAAATTTCATCGCATTGAAAGCCTTTTCACAACTCCCaagacggcggtggcggaatcGCAAAGCGTCGAGCAATTTCGCTAAACTTGTTTCGTTCGTCCCTTCCGCTAGGAGTGGCCGCTCCAGATCAAGTACGTACAGCTGCGGGACGCCGGCCCGTACGAGTGTCAGGTTTCCACCCATCCACCGACGTCGATCTTCGTCCAGCTGGAAGTAGTCGGTAGGTAGCTCACCGGCCCCATCAGCGTCTGctgtttttattaaattcctCTCGTAATCCCGCGTCCCGCGTGCAGAGGCGAAAGCGGAAATTTCCGGACACTCGGAGAAGTATCTGAAGCCCGGATCGATGCTCCGGCTGACGTGCCGCATCCTGCAGAGCAACGAGCCGGCCCTCTACTTGTTCTGGTATCACAATAATCGCATGATCAACTACGACACCCATCGAGGCGTGAATGTGTCAACGGAGCCGGGTAAGTAGAGCACCGCGCACAGGACTCGCTTTCGGGGGCACAACAATGGCGCCGGATTTCTATCAGGTCCACGTCCCTTCCGGACcaagcacacgcacacgaCCACACAACACATTCGCATGCACTCGCTTTTAATTCCACGCTCAGAGTGCTGGAAcgtcaccggcgacgacgaggacacaGATCGGAGAGCACGGATGGCATGAAAACTaacatttgcatatttataCCGCGCGAATCGGGCCATCGACGAGCAGTTTTCTCAATCCACCATCCTTCTCGTATCTCCCTTTTCGCTCTCACGCACCTCCCCTGAACCCGGCGTCCGCAGACAATCGCTACTCGGAACTGTTCATcgcgcacaccaacacactgcACTCGGGAAATTATTCGTGTGTCTCGAACAACGCGGTCGCCGCCTCGACGCTGGTGCACATCCTGAACGGTAAGTgaacggtgcaacggtggCCTCACCAACCAACACTGACTTTGTTTGACTATGTTTGAAGTTTCAATAAATTGTTGGCCACTGCATCGGTACGGTTCAGGGTTCAGTTTGATGATAATTTACCCTCGGATTTATCAATAGAGTGTGGTGGTTATTGAAATCAAACtagggttttctttttctgtgatatttttcatcccatttccggccggtgatcgatcgattttccttttGTCGTCCCTTTCATCGCAGGTGAAAATCCGGCCGCGATGCAGCACAACGACCACGGAAAcgccgtgctggtggtgtccCACATTCATCTGCCGCTGACAATTGTAACATATCAGGCCATCAATTTTATCTTAAATATGCACTgagcagcgcagcgcaggacACCACAGAAACAGCATCACACCAACAAAATGGCTGCGGAATGTAAAAAACGGAACTAAAACGCAAGCGACAGCGTAGCGTTGTTTGACGGTAGCAGCCGTGTAGCAGGGTTGTCATTAATTCTCGATCGAAACAATAAATGAAGCGCAGCGAAGCGGGAACCACCAATCCGGAGTCCGGTTCGGGTCCGGTGCATGTGACACACCGGATGCATGCACAGTGGCACGGTGGCTCATTAAATTCTTCAAAACAGTTAAGGACGGCAAACGGGCAACAAAACTTGATGTACAGTGGAGACACTTGGCCGACCTTCGAAGGTGCTTCGAAGCAAAACCCAAATACGAAACGAGTGAAGACGTTCTGTAAATATAGGTAAACGAAATGACGTAAATCAAATTGAATGTAGCGTTTGATGTACTTTGTATGGTATTTATAACTGAAAaaggacacgacgacgaaacgcggtcgatcgatcgatcgcacgaCGGTTACAGCGCATCTTGGATGTTTCAGCGTGTGAAGCTAGTTTGTGTCCCGAAGCCATAAGGCTCTTTTCGATTGGAGTTTTCCATACAAGTGTTGAGTGCGGCTGTGTTACGTTCAATGATTACGTTCGGGGAAGCCGGGCTTTCAGTATGCTTCACGGGGAGTGCAAAAAAGTTCCAACGATTATGTGTAGGAGAGAATACAGAAGGACATCGGATCGGGTAGCAAAAGAAATAGCTCGGAGCGAGtttaataaaaatgcaaatgaagatGGAGTGCCGTAGAACAATTTCTTgtacagattttttttttccccggaaGTGCCCATTGTTTCTAACTA encodes the following:
- the LOC131207867 gene encoding uncharacterized protein LOC131207867; this encodes MVWSARASHSRGKAAAAAAATTAVIVNRRGLAQLTKWCTLFIILDSTSVGSGLITSSTVGAWLESELPSSPSTVASHLATVTTVPSEQPEAPRFEALVQDSPFSATGSRGKTLPLLGSGALKETAAPAVGQDGPMGNALARIGTSSNNTSGAIKSASLNGSSSRRSSNRISNDTSISTGAGDRLALLRKLPELNETTSTIKPTASVNPGIDETSHSSESNRYSKLRSENLIGLVLPKTGLSNRQQPLPSPGSGGGNGTLKPTTARAATFVDQDPSSHVNRLGEDDNGLLTEGNFSKMYFVTNNHTVIASQVGSIAVLPCGVRNIGEGVVSWIRRKDYHLLTIGVTTYSSDERFNIIHSEDTEEWPLQIKYVQLRDAGPYECQVSTHPPTSIFVQLEVVEAKAEISGHSEKYLKPGSMLRLTCRILQSNEPALYLFWYHNNRMINYDTHRGVNVSTEPDNRYSELFIAHTNTLHSGNYSCVSNNAVAASTLVHILNGENPAAMQHNDHGNAVLVVSHIHLPLTIVTYQAINFILNMH